The following are from one region of the Pseudohongiella spirulinae genome:
- a CDS encoding DUF4381 domain-containing protein, which produces MDIADALSQLADIHAPQAVGWWPLAPGWWLLIAMLIAGLLWGLWKLMARLRLQRRANQAVAELDKCLNKLRAGDEQDMQQRLVYVNEVNSVLRRVALAHFSQSEVAGLTGQQWIAFLRRYDQQQLLRDDLAQALAQGRFAPRCDIDTQALHSMAGTWIKGLYMARIDNNKTNSPSTATEHHA; this is translated from the coding sequence ATGGACATCGCAGACGCTCTGAGCCAACTGGCCGACATTCATGCACCGCAGGCAGTGGGCTGGTGGCCGCTGGCACCGGGCTGGTGGCTGCTGATTGCCATGCTGATTGCCGGGCTGCTCTGGGGCCTGTGGAAACTGATGGCGCGCTTGCGCCTGCAGCGCCGTGCCAACCAGGCGGTCGCTGAGCTGGACAAGTGTCTGAATAAACTGCGCGCCGGTGATGAACAGGATATGCAGCAGCGGCTGGTCTACGTTAATGAGGTCAACAGCGTGCTGCGCCGCGTGGCGCTGGCTCATTTCAGCCAGTCCGAGGTGGCCGGTCTGACCGGCCAGCAGTGGATTGCCTTCCTGCGCCGCTATGACCAGCAGCAGCTGCTGCGCGATGACCTGGCGCAGGCCCTGGCACAGGGTCGTTTTGCACCGCGCTGTGACATTGATACCCAGGCCCTGCACAGCATGGCCGGCACTTGGATTAAAGGCCTGTATATGGCTAGAATCGACAACAATAAAACGAATTCACCGAGCACAGCGACCGAACATCATGCTTGA
- the topA gene encoding type I DNA topoisomerase: MSKSLVIVESPAKAKTINKYLGKEFVVKSSVGHIRDLPVSGGGSTVSAAERAKEAAKTRKLSPEQKAAHKEKKAKEQLIARMGVDPEHGWKARYEILPGKEKVVAELKKLAKGADTIYLATDLDREGEAIAWHLKEAIGGDDSRYRRVVFNEITKKAINEAFSHPGDLDMRYVEAQQARRFLDRVVGFMVSPLLWAKVARGLSAGRVQSVAVRLIVEREREIRKFIPEEYWEMFADTHTTHKDALRLQVIKQSGENYRPGSAEQSQQAEKALQSAEFIVSGREDKPTSSKPRPPLITSTLQQAASTRLGFGVKKTMMMAQRLYEAGYITYMRTDSTHLSADALTMCREYIEDKFGKQYLPEKPVQYSSREGAQEAHEAIRPTDVNTSPTQLSGMERDAERLYALIWAHFLACQMPPARYLSSQITVTAGDFELRTKGRIMQFDGYLKVLPSKEEDVVLPDVSKGEKLALTALDPKQNFTKPPARYTEASLVKELEKRGIGRPSTYAAIISTIQDRGYVKVESRRFYAQKMGDIVTERLSESFADLMDYDFTAKMEGSLDEVAAGDKEWKRLLDEFYADFSRQLGQASSDDKHGMRANNPTDTDIPCPDCGRPMQIRTASTGVFLGCSGYALPPKERCKTTINLTPGEEAINTDNEEEAEALENRRLRERHRCKLCNTAMDSYLIDTSRKLHVCGNNPDCSGYEVEKGSFKIKGYDGPVIECDKCGSDMQLKTGRFGKYFGCTNSDCKNTRKLLRNGQAAPPKMDPVPMPELACEKVDDHYVLRDGAAGLFLAASKFPKNRETRAPLLSELVPHKSEIDPKYHYLFDAPLADDDGNPSIIRFSRKAQESYLLTEVDKKPTGWKAFYRDGRWVVES; the protein is encoded by the coding sequence ATGAGTAAATCCCTGGTTATCGTCGAGTCACCCGCCAAGGCAAAAACCATCAACAAATACCTGGGCAAGGAATTTGTGGTGAAGTCCAGTGTGGGGCATATCCGTGACTTGCCGGTCTCCGGTGGTGGTTCCACCGTGTCAGCCGCTGAGCGTGCCAAAGAGGCTGCCAAAACGCGCAAACTGAGTCCTGAGCAGAAAGCGGCACACAAGGAAAAGAAAGCCAAAGAACAATTGATCGCCCGCATGGGTGTGGATCCGGAGCACGGCTGGAAGGCGCGCTACGAGATTCTGCCGGGCAAAGAAAAAGTGGTGGCAGAGTTAAAAAAACTCGCCAAAGGTGCAGACACCATTTATCTGGCGACGGACCTTGACCGGGAAGGGGAGGCCATTGCCTGGCACCTTAAAGAGGCTATTGGCGGCGATGATTCGCGATACCGTCGGGTTGTGTTCAACGAGATCACCAAAAAAGCCATCAATGAGGCCTTCTCTCACCCAGGTGATCTGGACATGCGTTACGTCGAAGCCCAGCAGGCCAGACGTTTTCTGGACAGGGTGGTGGGTTTTATGGTCTCGCCACTGCTTTGGGCTAAAGTGGCAAGGGGCCTGTCGGCAGGGCGCGTGCAATCGGTGGCCGTGCGCCTGATCGTCGAGCGTGAACGAGAGATTCGCAAGTTTATCCCGGAAGAATACTGGGAAATGTTTGCCGACACTCACACGACTCACAAAGATGCTCTGCGCCTGCAGGTCATAAAACAGTCAGGTGAGAACTACCGCCCCGGATCAGCTGAACAGTCGCAACAGGCCGAGAAGGCGCTGCAGTCCGCTGAATTTATTGTGAGTGGGCGCGAAGATAAACCAACCAGTTCAAAACCGCGTCCGCCGCTGATCACTTCGACACTGCAGCAGGCTGCCAGCACCCGTCTGGGTTTTGGTGTTAAAAAAACCATGATGATGGCTCAGCGTCTATACGAGGCGGGTTACATCACTTACATGCGTACTGATTCCACACACCTGAGTGCGGATGCCTTAACGATGTGCCGAGAGTACATCGAAGACAAATTTGGTAAACAGTATCTGCCAGAGAAGCCGGTGCAATACAGCTCCCGTGAAGGGGCGCAGGAGGCACACGAAGCCATTCGCCCGACTGATGTGAATACCTCGCCCACTCAGTTGTCTGGTATGGAGCGTGATGCTGAACGGCTTTACGCGCTGATCTGGGCACATTTTCTGGCCTGTCAGATGCCGCCGGCCCGTTATCTCAGCTCACAGATTACGGTGACTGCCGGTGACTTTGAACTGCGTACCAAAGGTCGCATCATGCAGTTTGACGGTTACCTGAAAGTGCTGCCGTCCAAAGAGGAAGACGTGGTACTGCCGGATGTCAGCAAGGGTGAGAAGCTTGCGCTGACAGCGCTGGACCCCAAACAGAATTTCACCAAGCCACCGGCCCGGTACACAGAAGCCAGTCTGGTTAAAGAGCTGGAAAAGCGTGGCATCGGCAGACCGTCTACCTATGCTGCAATTATTTCCACTATCCAGGATCGCGGTTACGTGAAAGTGGAAAGTCGACGATTCTATGCTCAGAAGATGGGTGATATTGTCACTGAACGTCTGAGTGAAAGTTTCGCGGATTTGATGGATTACGATTTTACCGCCAAGATGGAAGGTTCACTGGACGAAGTGGCGGCAGGCGACAAAGAATGGAAGCGACTGCTGGATGAGTTTTACGCGGATTTCTCCCGGCAGCTTGGTCAGGCATCCTCCGACGATAAACATGGCATGCGGGCCAATAACCCGACTGATACCGATATTCCCTGCCCCGATTGTGGCCGGCCCATGCAGATTCGCACGGCTTCAACCGGCGTTTTCCTGGGCTGCTCCGGCTACGCCCTGCCGCCAAAAGAGCGCTGCAAAACCACGATTAATCTGACGCCCGGCGAAGAAGCAATCAATACAGACAATGAAGAAGAAGCCGAAGCGCTGGAAAATCGACGTCTGCGCGAAAGACACCGCTGTAAACTGTGCAATACCGCCATGGACAGTTACCTGATTGATACCAGCCGCAAACTGCATGTCTGTGGCAACAATCCGGACTGTTCGGGATACGAGGTCGAGAAGGGCAGCTTCAAGATCAAAGGTTACGATGGTCCCGTTATTGAGTGCGACAAGTGCGGCTCAGATATGCAATTAAAGACCGGCCGGTTCGGTAAGTACTTTGGCTGCACCAATAGTGACTGCAAAAATACCCGCAAGTTGCTGCGCAACGGTCAGGCCGCGCCGCCCAAGATGGATCCGGTACCCATGCCGGAACTTGCCTGCGAAAAAGTGGATGACCATTATGTGTTGCGTGATGGCGCAGCGGGCCTGTTCCTGGCAGCCAGCAAATTCCCCAAAAATCGCGAGACACGTGCGCCCCTGCTCAGCGAGCTGGTGCCGCACAAGTCGGAAATCGATCCCAAGTATCACTACCTGTTTGATGCGCCGCTGGCGGACGATGATGGTAACCCGTCTATCATCCGGTTTAGTCGGAAGGCACAGGAGAGTTATCTGCTGACTGAGGTGGATAAGAAGCCGACAGGCTGGAAGGCGTTTTACCGCGACGGCCGCTGGGTGGTGGAGAGCTGA
- the nagZ gene encoding beta-N-acetylhexosaminidase — translation MSDFPGVLMLDLMGTTLSREEHDLLQHPQVGGVILFARNIETPAQVCALNAAIRQSRPEILIAVDQEGGRVQRLRQGFTRLPPQLRLQSLFESDAEQALRLSRDLGWLMASEVLAAGFDFSFAPVLDLHTGRSTVIGDRAFASDIDTLVALASAYMEGMHEAGMATTGKHFPGHGSVEADSHLDLPVDERPLDEILRQDLQPFARCLPLLDAVMPAHVLYPAADASCAGFSSYWLQQVLREQLGFKGVIFSDDLVMAAAASAGDMPQRVARALTAGCDMLLVCNDRAAALQALQALDKGQVSPSEKLLSMRGRYQGKDLVSLQTDDRVMDIRQRIGQL, via the coding sequence ATGTCCGATTTCCCCGGCGTGCTGATGCTGGATTTGATGGGTACCACGCTGAGCCGTGAGGAGCACGATTTGCTCCAGCACCCTCAGGTGGGTGGTGTCATATTGTTTGCGCGCAACATAGAGACACCCGCGCAAGTCTGTGCACTCAACGCTGCCATCCGGCAAAGCCGTCCCGAAATTCTGATTGCCGTTGATCAGGAAGGCGGGCGGGTGCAGCGACTGCGACAGGGATTTACCCGATTGCCCCCGCAGTTGCGTCTGCAGAGTCTGTTTGAAAGTGACGCAGAGCAGGCATTGCGTCTGAGCCGGGATTTAGGCTGGCTGATGGCAAGTGAGGTGCTAGCGGCCGGGTTTGATTTCAGCTTTGCGCCGGTGCTGGATTTGCACACCGGACGTAGTACCGTGATTGGCGATCGTGCCTTTGCATCAGATATCGATACGCTGGTTGCACTGGCGTCAGCCTATATGGAAGGCATGCACGAGGCCGGCATGGCAACGACCGGCAAGCACTTTCCCGGACATGGCAGTGTGGAGGCCGATTCGCATCTGGATCTGCCGGTTGATGAACGGCCACTGGATGAGATTCTGCGGCAGGATCTGCAGCCCTTTGCCCGTTGCCTGCCACTGCTGGATGCGGTGATGCCCGCTCATGTGCTGTATCCGGCTGCTGATGCCAGTTGTGCCGGTTTCTCATCGTACTGGCTGCAGCAGGTTCTGCGCGAGCAGCTGGGTTTCAAGGGCGTGATTTTCAGTGATGATCTGGTCATGGCCGCGGCCGCCTCGGCAGGCGATATGCCGCAGCGTGTCGCCCGGGCGCTGACCGCGGGTTGCGATATGCTGCTGGTCTGCAATGATCGGGCCGCCGCCCTGCAGGCATTGCAGGCGCTGGACAAGGGGCAGGTGTCACCGTCAGAAAAGCTGTTGTCGATGCGTGGTCGTTATCAGGGCAAGGATCTGGTGTCATTGCAAACTGATGACCGGGTAATGGATATCCGCCAGCGAATCGGACAGTTGTGA
- a CDS encoding TatD family hydrolase, translated as MPLIDIGANLGHESFAHDLTEVLLRARNAGLVHQLVTGTTLSASQKALSLCKSHADLSATAGVHPHEAQHADADVLRGIRELLDEPLVRAVGETGLDFNRDYSPRPVQEKVFEAHLAMAAETAKPVFLHQRDAHNRFQPILKEFRDQLSGGVVHCFTDEKQAMYDYLDLDMHIGITGWICDERRGSHLHEFVKDIPADRLLLETDAPYLLPRSLRPRPKTRRNEPGWLPEVLRVVAEHCQRPAADIAHQTTANAIHLFKLPLSLPADDSADS; from the coding sequence ATGCCACTGATCGATATCGGCGCCAATCTGGGCCATGAATCCTTTGCTCACGACCTGACTGAAGTCCTGCTGCGGGCGCGCAACGCCGGCCTGGTTCACCAGTTGGTGACCGGCACCACCCTTTCAGCTTCACAGAAAGCACTATCGCTTTGCAAGTCCCATGCAGATCTGTCAGCCACTGCCGGCGTTCATCCGCATGAAGCGCAGCACGCCGATGCTGACGTCCTGCGGGGTATTCGCGAACTGCTCGACGAACCTTTGGTACGTGCTGTCGGTGAAACCGGACTGGACTTTAACCGGGATTATTCGCCCAGGCCCGTTCAGGAAAAGGTGTTTGAAGCGCATCTGGCCATGGCCGCAGAGACAGCAAAACCGGTGTTTCTGCACCAGCGCGATGCCCACAACCGCTTTCAGCCTATCCTTAAAGAGTTCCGCGACCAGCTCAGCGGCGGTGTTGTGCACTGCTTCACCGATGAGAAACAGGCCATGTATGACTACCTGGATCTGGACATGCACATCGGGATTACTGGCTGGATCTGTGATGAACGGCGCGGCAGCCATCTGCACGAGTTTGTGAAGGATATTCCGGCCGACCGGCTGCTGCTGGAAACCGATGCACCCTATCTGCTGCCGCGCAGCCTGCGACCGCGCCCGAAAACTCGCCGCAATGAACCGGGCTGGTTGCCGGAGGTTTTACGGGTGGTGGCTGAACACTGCCAGCGACCGGCGGCGGATATTGCGCACCAGACCACGGCCAACGCCATACACCTGTTTAAACTGCCACTCAGTCTGCCGGCAGATGACTCTGCAGATAGTTGA
- a CDS encoding AAA family ATPase has translation MSHHNTITVLKTWLTQQIIGQEKLVDRLLIALLADGHLLVEGAPGLAKTKAIKDLSRAVEGDFHRIQFTPDLLPSDITGTEIFRPEDGSFRFQPGPIFHNLVLADEINRAPAKVQSALLEAMAEHQVSVGRESFQLPPLFLVMATQNPIEQEGTYPLPEAQLDRFLMHVSIGYPSTEAERDILHLVREEARHVAPEAPQVMSQDDLFAARQEILAMHMAPAVEEYIIQLIMATRNPATYGEDLAGWIDFGASPRGTISLDRCARAHAWIQGKDFVSPDDVQAVMFDVLRHRVLLSFEAEASGITPDKVLSTILERVPSA, from the coding sequence ATGAGTCACCACAATACAATAACAGTACTGAAAACCTGGTTAACGCAGCAGATTATCGGACAGGAGAAACTGGTGGATCGCCTGCTGATTGCCCTGCTTGCCGACGGTCACCTGCTGGTGGAAGGTGCGCCGGGACTGGCAAAAACCAAGGCTATCAAGGATCTGTCCCGTGCTGTTGAAGGTGACTTTCACCGTATTCAGTTCACTCCTGACCTGTTGCCCAGTGATATCACCGGTACGGAAATTTTCCGCCCGGAGGACGGATCTTTCCGCTTCCAGCCCGGCCCGATTTTCCACAACCTGGTGCTGGCAGACGAAATTAACCGTGCGCCGGCCAAAGTGCAGTCAGCCCTGCTGGAGGCCATGGCCGAGCATCAGGTGTCTGTAGGCCGCGAATCTTTCCAGCTGCCGCCGCTGTTCCTGGTCATGGCAACACAAAACCCGATCGAGCAGGAAGGTACCTATCCGCTGCCCGAAGCGCAGCTGGACCGTTTCCTGATGCACGTATCGATCGGCTATCCATCCACAGAAGCTGAGCGTGACATTCTGCACCTGGTGCGCGAAGAGGCCCGTCATGTGGCGCCAGAAGCACCTCAGGTAATGAGTCAGGACGACCTGTTTGCAGCACGTCAGGAAATTCTGGCCATGCACATGGCACCGGCCGTTGAGGAATACATTATTCAACTGATCATGGCGACCCGTAACCCGGCCACCTATGGCGAAGATCTGGCCGGCTGGATCGATTTTGGTGCCAGTCCGCGTGGCACGATCTCACTGGATCGTTGCGCCCGCGCTCACGCCTGGATTCAGGGCAAGGACTTTGTCAGCCCGGATGACGTGCAGGCCGTCATGTTTGATGTGCTGCGTCACCGCGTGTTGCTCAGTTTTGAAGCGGAAGCCAGCGGTATCACCCCGGATAAGGTACTGAGCACCATATTGGAGCGGGTCCCGTCAGCCTGA
- a CDS encoding glutaredoxin family protein, translating into MSDIILYTTAGCHLCDQARSVLEPLARVNGLRWRTIDIADDPALVDVYGLRIPVIKVDGAEADIGWPFDEHALINYLQSHLPAD; encoded by the coding sequence GTGAGCGATATCATTTTATACACCACCGCTGGTTGCCACCTTTGCGATCAGGCCCGTTCTGTCCTGGAGCCGTTGGCACGTGTTAACGGGCTGCGCTGGCGTACGATTGACATCGCCGATGACCCGGCATTGGTTGATGTCTACGGACTGCGTATTCCGGTCATCAAAGTGGACGGAGCCGAGGCTGATATTGGCTGGCCCTTCGATGAGCACGCCCTGATCAACTATCTGCAGAGTCATCTGCCGGCAGACTGA
- the lexA gene encoding transcriptional repressor LexA, with protein sequence MQALTPRQAQILAFIREYQQETGYPPTRSEIAQQMGFRSPNAAEEHLKALARKKAIEIVPGASRGIRLPDQDDQDKQQGLPVIGQVAAGSPILAQECIDEYVSVPAAMFNPSADYLLTVKGTSMINVGIFEGDLLAVHKTNRARHGEIIVARLDDEVTVKRLEETPDRYRIRLLPENDDYQPIEVDLRRDAFAIEGISVGVIRRHG encoded by the coding sequence ATGCAGGCACTGACCCCTCGACAGGCGCAGATACTGGCATTTATCCGTGAATACCAGCAGGAAACCGGCTATCCGCCCACGCGCTCGGAGATTGCCCAGCAAATGGGATTCCGCTCCCCTAATGCAGCCGAGGAGCACCTGAAAGCCCTGGCCCGCAAAAAAGCCATAGAAATTGTGCCCGGCGCCTCGCGCGGCATCCGCCTGCCAGATCAGGACGATCAGGATAAGCAGCAGGGCCTGCCGGTTATCGGTCAGGTAGCCGCAGGCAGCCCCATCCTGGCACAGGAATGCATCGATGAATATGTCAGCGTGCCTGCCGCCATGTTCAACCCCAGCGCCGACTACCTGCTGACCGTCAAGGGCACCAGTATGATCAATGTGGGTATATTCGAGGGTGACCTGCTGGCGGTACACAAAACCAATCGCGCGCGTCATGGCGAGATCATTGTTGCGCGGCTGGACGATGAGGTGACCGTAAAGCGCCTGGAGGAAACGCCGGACCGCTACCGCATCCGCCTGCTGCCGGAGAACGACGACTACCAGCCAATAGAGGTGGATCTGCGCCGCGACGCCTTTGCCATCGAGGGCATCTCCGTTGGGGTCATCCGTCGGCACGGTTGA
- a CDS encoding branched-chain amino acid aminotransferase: MTQQFTTPKKDLNWAELGFQYRPTEFRFRALHRNGQWSDGELITDNMISVHEGAPALHYAQQCFEGLKAQTAPDGRVLLFRPELNAERMRQAAERLLMPQVPEALFIRGVEEAVRANYAWIPPHGSGAALYIRPMLIGVGENLGLKTAKEFEFRVFVSPVGPYYKSAGLAVISLAVSDLDRAAPAGTGNYKIGANYAGGLLATRLAQELGANEALFLDARERRYIDEAGSANIVVAMRDGSFVTPGSNAVLPSVTRRSIMTLAEQELGMKIEQRAIDLRKEIDQFEEVAACGTAAVISPVGKIYIDGQWHSFYGEGEQAGPVMQKLYNLLVGIQRGELEDKFGWTHEVKA, from the coding sequence ATGACACAGCAATTCACAACACCCAAAAAAGATTTGAACTGGGCGGAACTGGGATTTCAGTACCGGCCTACCGAGTTTCGTTTTCGCGCCCTGCACCGCAACGGCCAGTGGTCCGACGGCGAACTGATCACCGATAACATGATCAGTGTGCACGAAGGAGCACCCGCTCTGCATTACGCACAGCAGTGCTTTGAAGGACTGAAAGCGCAGACGGCTCCTGATGGGCGGGTATTACTGTTCAGGCCTGAACTGAATGCTGAGCGCATGCGGCAGGCGGCTGAACGACTGCTGATGCCCCAGGTGCCGGAAGCCTTGTTCATCCGCGGTGTCGAAGAAGCCGTGCGTGCCAATTATGCCTGGATTCCGCCGCATGGCTCTGGAGCGGCTCTGTACATCCGCCCCATGCTGATTGGCGTTGGGGAGAATCTGGGACTTAAGACTGCTAAAGAATTTGAGTTCCGGGTGTTCGTGTCGCCGGTGGGGCCTTATTACAAAAGCGCCGGTCTGGCGGTGATTTCACTGGCTGTTTCCGATCTGGATCGTGCCGCACCAGCGGGTACCGGTAACTATAAAATAGGCGCGAACTATGCAGGCGGTCTGCTGGCAACCCGTCTTGCCCAGGAGCTTGGTGCCAACGAGGCGCTGTTTCTGGATGCCCGGGAGCGTCGTTATATTGATGAAGCTGGCTCTGCCAATATCGTTGTTGCGATGCGCGATGGCAGCTTTGTGACACCCGGCTCCAATGCCGTATTACCCAGCGTCACACGGCGTTCCATCATGACGCTTGCCGAGCAGGAGCTGGGCATGAAGATTGAGCAGCGCGCCATCGATCTGCGCAAGGAAATCGATCAGTTCGAGGAAGTGGCAGCCTGTGGTACAGCAGCCGTGATTTCGCCAGTTGGAAAAATTTACATTGATGGTCAGTGGCACAGTTTTTACGGCGAGGGCGAGCAGGCCGGACCGGTGATGCAGAAGCTCTACAATCTGCTGGTTGGCATTCAGCGCGGCGAGCTTGAGGATAAATTTGGCTGGACACATGAAGTTAAAGCTTGA
- a CDS encoding DUF58 domain-containing protein, with protein MSKTVSILPHQELYRAHGAIVSLQDLLLQRYAARTIEYATQKRSVAGISGLHLSKMRGRGIDFEEFRPYQAGDDIRTIDWRVTARIGKPFTKVFREERERPVLVAIDQSASMFFGSKTAFKSVVAAQAAAIFAWLAIDNGDRVGGLVYGDNEFALVRPKRSRRSALHLLNQIHQYNTQLAVNATQSQAAPSPESGDLATALGRIRRITKPGSTLYIISDFSTLNEAGFQYLSQISRHNNVVCCFVYDPLEENLPLPGYYSITDGREKGTLNTYNKQVRDSYSNVFHQRLDALQGELNKLQIPLLTLRTDEPVVERIHQWTSQTL; from the coding sequence ATGAGCAAGACAGTCAGCATTTTACCTCACCAGGAGCTGTATCGGGCGCACGGTGCCATTGTTTCGCTGCAGGATCTGTTGCTGCAGCGTTATGCCGCCCGCACCATCGAATACGCCACCCAAAAGCGCTCGGTGGCTGGCATTTCGGGCCTGCACCTGTCCAAGATGCGCGGACGGGGCATTGATTTCGAAGAATTCCGTCCCTATCAGGCCGGTGATGATATCCGCACCATCGACTGGCGAGTCACCGCCCGCATCGGCAAACCTTTTACCAAAGTGTTCCGCGAAGAGCGTGAGCGCCCTGTTCTGGTCGCAATCGATCAGTCTGCCAGCATGTTTTTTGGCAGCAAAACAGCGTTTAAATCGGTAGTTGCCGCTCAGGCAGCGGCGATCTTTGCCTGGCTGGCCATTGATAACGGCGACCGGGTTGGTGGGCTGGTGTACGGCGACAATGAGTTTGCGCTGGTGCGCCCGAAACGCAGCCGGCGCTCGGCGCTTCATCTGCTGAACCAGATTCATCAGTACAACACCCAATTGGCAGTTAACGCCACACAGTCGCAGGCCGCACCGAGCCCTGAGTCTGGGGATCTGGCAACCGCACTGGGTCGCATCCGGCGCATTACCAAACCTGGCAGCACTCTTTACATCATCAGTGATTTTTCTACCCTGAATGAGGCCGGCTTCCAGTACCTGTCGCAGATATCACGTCATAATAATGTTGTGTGCTGCTTTGTTTACGATCCGCTGGAAGAGAATCTGCCGCTGCCGGGTTACTACAGTATTACCGACGGTCGCGAAAAAGGCACACTGAACACCTACAACAAGCAGGTACGGGACAGCTACAGCAACGTCTTTCATCAGCGCCTTGATGCACTGCAGGGCGAACTGAACAAATTACAGATACCCCTGCTCACCCTGAGAACCGACGAACCTGTCGTAGAACGGATACACCAATGGACATCGCAGACGCTCTGA
- a CDS encoding hypoxanthine-guanine phosphoribosyltransferase, giving the protein MLDVLKQAECLYSPKQIDAAIDAMAEKISSVMADKLPLLLCVMNGGIILTGHLAPKLSFPLHIDYIHATRYREQLTGSDLHWRVSPATSLQGRAVLLLDDIFDEGETLAAIRRWCLEQGAADVYSAVLVDKQHDRKTADIKQADFTALYAEDKYLFGYGMDYKGFWRNAPGIFAASDAHTGS; this is encoded by the coding sequence ATGCTGGATGTACTGAAGCAGGCCGAATGCCTGTATTCGCCGAAACAGATTGATGCTGCTATCGATGCAATGGCAGAGAAAATAAGTTCCGTGATGGCGGACAAACTGCCGCTGCTGCTGTGTGTCATGAATGGTGGCATCATCTTGACAGGACACCTGGCGCCTAAGTTGTCGTTCCCCCTGCACATCGACTACATTCACGCCACACGTTATCGCGAACAGTTGACCGGAAGTGATCTGCACTGGCGCGTTTCGCCGGCCACATCGCTGCAGGGTCGGGCAGTGCTGCTGCTGGATGATATTTTTGACGAAGGTGAAACCCTGGCCGCTATCCGGCGCTGGTGCCTGGAGCAGGGCGCCGCCGACGTCTACAGTGCAGTGCTGGTCGACAAACAGCATGATCGCAAGACGGCGGATATCAAACAGGCCGACTTCACCGCGCTTTATGCTGAAGACAAATATCTTTTCGGTTATGGTATGGACTACAAAGGATTCTGGCGCAACGCACCGGGCATTTTTGCCGCCAGCGATGCTCACACCGGATCCTGA
- a CDS encoding quinone-dependent dihydroorotate dehydrogenase, with protein sequence MYSLMRSALFTLPEETSHRVALGSLDVAASLGLGGLLGGARSGRGQALRVMGLEFPNALGLAAGLDKNADHIEGLAALGFGFIEIGTVTPRPQPGNPSPRLFRLVPQQAIINRMGFNNKGIDHALQRIRSSRYRGVLGINIGKNFDTPVEKAADDYLIGLRKAWPLASYVVVNLSSPNTPGLRTLQYGEDLRRLLEVLKREQQTLQQTDGRHVPLVIKIAPDLTAEELQLIAGTLLDFNIDGVIATNTTLSREGVEQNPRHQEAGGLSGAPLRERSTQIIAGLHETLQSRIPIIGVGGISSLADAQQKLDAGASLLQIYTGFIYRGPALVREIVEGLETA encoded by the coding sequence ATGTACTCACTGATGCGCAGCGCGCTGTTTACTCTGCCCGAAGAAACCTCCCACCGTGTGGCGTTGGGCAGCCTGGATGTGGCCGCCAGCCTGGGTCTGGGTGGTCTGCTGGGCGGTGCGCGCAGCGGGCGCGGGCAGGCGCTTAGGGTCATGGGTCTGGAGTTTCCCAATGCACTTGGATTGGCAGCAGGGCTGGATAAAAATGCTGATCATATCGAAGGGCTGGCGGCGCTGGGTTTCGGTTTTATTGAAATTGGCACAGTCACACCCCGGCCACAGCCTGGCAACCCCTCGCCCCGGCTGTTTCGGCTGGTCCCCCAGCAGGCCATCATCAATCGCATGGGTTTCAACAATAAAGGTATCGATCATGCCCTGCAGCGTATCCGCAGCAGCCGCTATCGCGGCGTGCTGGGCATCAATATTGGTAAAAACTTTGACACGCCGGTTGAAAAGGCCGCCGATGATTACCTGATTGGCCTGCGCAAAGCCTGGCCGCTGGCCAGCTATGTGGTGGTCAACCTGTCTTCGCCCAACACACCCGGGCTGCGGACTCTGCAATACGGTGAGGACCTGCGGCGCCTGCTGGAGGTGCTGAAGCGCGAACAGCAGACCCTGCAGCAGACCGATGGCCGGCATGTGCCGCTGGTGATCAAAATTGCGCCTGATCTGACTGCAGAGGAGCTGCAGCTTATTGCCGGCACTTTGCTGGACTTTAACATCGACGGAGTCATCGCCACCAATACGACGCTGTCGAGAGAAGGCGTTGAGCAGAATCCTCGCCACCAGGAGGCGGGCGGTTTGAGCGGTGCGCCGCTGCGTGAGCGCTCAACGCAGATCATTGCCGGTCTGCATGAAACGCTGCAGAGTCGTATTCCGATTATTGGAGTGGGTGGCATCAGCTCACTGGCCGATGCGCAGCAGAAGCTGGATGCCGGCGCCAGTCTGCTGCAGATATACACCGGCTTTATCTATCGCGGACCGGCGCTGGTGCGCGAAATAGTTGAAGGGCTGGAAACGGCGTGA